The sequence ATCGTCAGCCATGCAGCCGGTAGACGACGTAAATCGGCAATACTGGCGCCCCATGGTGCAACCACGTTGATCTCAAGGCCCAAAGTCTTGAGCATACGGCGCAGACTGATCAAATCGTGACGAGCATGGAAACCGAGCGAAGCCGGGCCAAGAATGTTCACGGTTGGGCGTTCGGTACGCGGTTGGGGTTGAGCGTAGCGCTTAACCAGATCGGTAAACAAACTCTCGGCGGCAACAATTTCTTGCATGCGGTACGGATTGGCATCGTAGACCATCACATCGCATTGCAAGCCGGCGTGTTGAGCGGCGATCTCCAAATTCTCTTGCAACAAGATCGTCGAGCACGACGCTACCACAACGATCAGATCGGGGTGCACCCGCTCTTCCACCTGTCGTAGTGTATCCGGGAGGCGGATCGTGCCACGGGCGAGATCGGTTCCGCTCACCACACTCGTTGTCATCGCCGGAAAGTTGGGAGTACGGTCAAGCATTGCGAAGATCGCATTGACATAATCGTCACCTTGCGGTGCGTGGAACACAGCGTGGACATTCCGCATACTGTTGGCAATCCGGCCAACGCCGTGATGGGCAGTTCCTTCGTACATCCAGTAAGCCAGTCGCATGGAATCGTCTCCTCTCACGATCGCAACGAGATCACACCACCGGGTGAGCTGGGCATCATACCGGTCAACCAGATTGGATCAGAACCGAGCGGGTCGAGCTTTGCGTGGCGTTGCAGTGCACGAGTGAACGACGTTACCAGATTGTTGACGCCAGCCCAACCGTGGATTGGCAGGAAGCAATACTCAGTTCCCCATTTGGCGACTGTTCCCTGACCGACGAGCGGGTTGGTCGTAATGATGTTTGAGATTATCAGGTCGGGCTTCGCTTCAGCGATGGTTCGCAATTGACGATGGAAGTTAGCCTGTTCGACCAACCGCACACCTTCGAGCGCAGCCAGTTCGGCAGCATGAAAGCGCCGATTAATGTATGGGGTCGAGCATTCGACTACTTCAGCGCCACAGGCCTTAAGGAAACGGGCAAGTGGCAGTTCCATCAGCGTATCACTGGCGAAGAAGACCTTCTTGCCCCGCAAGAGATCGGTGTGATGCTTGATCCGTTCCCATGCTGCCGCTTCACGGTCGCTCAGATCAACCTGCATTCCAAACTGAGCCGCTAAATCCTCCCAAAAGCGGCGGGTACCATCAGGCCCAAACGGGAAGAGTGAAGAGAGAACGGTACAGCCTCGCTCATTGCGCAATTGGGTGGCAGTTTTATGGAGGTACGGTTGCAGTGGAGCGATCACGGTTCCCGGCCCGATGGGTGGCAACTCGGTGAAATGGCTGGCCGGTAGGAAGCCGGCAACCGGAATGCCTAGTCGGGCCGCTTCAAGCGAGAAGTCATCGGCAATTGCATCGTTGACCGAACCGAGAAAGACAACTCGCTTGTCATCGGGTGGTGCTGGTGGGCAGAAGGGGATCAGTGCCTGTAAGACCGAATCCTCACTCTGCGAGAAAGTGTAATCTAGGCCGGAGGCAGGAACAAACAAAACCGGCACTTCGGGAGTGCTGACCGAAGCTGCCAACCCTTCAAACTCGACCTTCATCACTTCGGGTGTGCACGACGAGAGCAGGAAAATCACCGAAGGATGATGCTCTCGTTTGATCTCCTCAATTTGGGCTGAGATGTCAGGCTGCGATGAACTGAGGTCAGCTTCTTCAAGCAGCGAAACGGCAAAGCGTGGGCGAGCAAAGATCATGACGCCGAGGGTATTTTGCAGAAGGTGGGCGCAGGTATGGGTACCAAGGATGAGAAAGAAGCTGTCTTTGATCTTTTGGTAAAGCCAGCCAACGCTAACCAGACCGCAAAACGAGTGGTAAATGCCATCCTCGCGGATGGGAGTCGCTTTTGAGTGCATAGCGCCTCCTCGAAAATTGTAGTGCCTATTTGGAACTACCAGGTTTAGAAACATTTTAGCATAAAAAGCAAGAAGGTGAAGTATAAACAAATTCGGTGCAAAAGTGGTGCAAAGGTAAGTCTGAACAGTGACGGGTACGGAGATCGCGTTTGCCTCCGAAAGGTACCTGCTCAATCGCCCGCTTCTGATCTCTCGGAGTGACATGCCGATTAGGATATGACCTTCGCTCATCTCCCGCAACGAGAGGTTGCAGGTAGGTTCGGCATTGTCGCAAGTTTTCGCGTAACTTTCTGACCGCTCAAACGGTTTCTTTATCGAGCACCGTTTTGAGCACCAGGAATACACGATGAAGGGAAACCATCACCACCCGCTGCCGTGTGCTGCGCTGCCGCCGTCGCCCCTGCACGCTGCCCAGCGCTGTGCTACAATACCGACAGACCCACCTACCACACCAGGGAGGAACTGCAATGACCCATCCGATTGCCACCGCACCTGCCCCGCTCCCCGAAGACGACCCCTTCCGCTACGGCTGGCGCTACGTCCGTCGCCCCACTCCCGACGACCCCGACCACCTCGAACAGGTGCCGCTCACCCTCGAAGACGTGTTGCACCCCGAAGTGGGAGACTTCATCGTGCACAGTGACCGCCACGAAACCGACCGCATGTACCTCACGGCGGTGCTGCGCGCCCGGCTCGAACCGCACGGGCAGGCCATCGTGCTGAGTGATGTGCGGGTAGCGTGGGACGTGCCCGACCTGCGG comes from Chloroflexus sp. Y-396-1 and encodes:
- the bchN gene encoding ferredoxin:protochlorophyllide reductase (ATP-dependent) subunit N, translated to MHSKATPIREDGIYHSFCGLVSVGWLYQKIKDSFFLILGTHTCAHLLQNTLGVMIFARPRFAVSLLEEADLSSSQPDISAQIEEIKREHHPSVIFLLSSCTPEVMKVEFEGLAASVSTPEVPVLFVPASGLDYTFSQSEDSVLQALIPFCPPAPPDDKRVVFLGSVNDAIADDFSLEAARLGIPVAGFLPASHFTELPPIGPGTVIAPLQPYLHKTATQLRNERGCTVLSSLFPFGPDGTRRFWEDLAAQFGMQVDLSDREAAAWERIKHHTDLLRGKKVFFASDTLMELPLARFLKACGAEVVECSTPYINRRFHAAELAALEGVRLVEQANFHRQLRTIAEAKPDLIISNIITTNPLVGQGTVAKWGTEYCFLPIHGWAGVNNLVTSFTRALQRHAKLDPLGSDPIWLTGMMPSSPGGVISLRS